One segment of Brassica napus cultivar Da-Ae chromosome C3, Da-Ae, whole genome shotgun sequence DNA contains the following:
- the LOC106384053 gene encoding uncharacterized protein LOC106384053, with the protein MSSFCLPENFLKEIIVCAQIFSGVPELNASKAKISRDVVTPKIEEGGLDLRPLKEVNITCCLKLIWRVTSSHFLWARWVTEYLLKGETFWAVRSNSTLGIWVWRKILKFRDKSKDFHRIEVKNGCGTSFWFDAWSDMDSLFDIVGARGCIDMGISLTVTVESVMSRLPRRHRYDLYIMFEEALNKHRCKMST; encoded by the coding sequence ATGTCGTCCTTTTGCCTTCCAGAAAATTTTTTGAAGGAGATAATAGTTTGTGCTCAGATTTTCTCTGGTGTTCCGGAGTTGAACGCTAGTAAAGCAAAAATTTCTCGAGATGTGGTCACGCCAAAGATAGAAGAAGGGGGTCTGGATCTAAGGCCATTGAAAGAAGTTAACATTACTTGTTGTCTGAAGCTAATATGGAGAGTCACATCTTCTCATTTTCTTTGGGCTCGGTGGGTTACAGAGTACTTGCTCAAGGGAGAGACGTTTTGGGCAGTACGTTCAAACTCAACATTGGGAATATGGGTGTGGCGTAAAATTTTGAAGTTTCGAGATAAATCGAAGGACTTCCATCGCATTGAAGTTAAGAATGGGTGTGGCACCTCATTTTGGTTTGATGCATGGTCAGATATGGATAGCTTATTTGATATTGTGGGAGCAAGGGGTTGTATCGACATGGGAATCTCTCTGACCGTGACGGTGGAATCTGTTATGTCACGACTCCCTCGACGGCATAGATACGATCTCTACATTATGTTTGAGGAAGCACTGAATAAGCATAGATGTAAGATGAGTACATGA
- the LOC106388464 gene encoding 11-beta-hydroxysteroid dehydrogenase 1A, translating into MELINDFLNLTAPFFTFFGLCFFLPPFIFFKFLQSIFSTIFCENLNGKVVLITGASSGIGERLAYEYASKGACLALTALRKNRLEEVAEIAREVGSPNVVTVHADVSKPDDCRRIVDETISHFGRLDHLVNNAGITKISMFENFEEITRTRSVMDTNFWGSVYTTRAALPYLRQSNGKIVVMSSSAAWLTAPRMSFYNASKAALLNFFETLRIELGGDVHITIVTPGYTQFELAQGKYFSAEGELVVDQDVRDVQVGGFPVASVSGCAKEIVNGVCRKQRYVTEPSWFKVTYLWKVFCPELIEWGCRLLFMTTSEENALNKKILDNTGVRGVLYPESIRTL; encoded by the exons ATGGAATTGATAAACGACTTCCTCAACCTTACTGCACCTTTCTTCACCTTTTTTGGTCTTTGCTTCTTCTTGCCTCCTTTTATCTTCTTCAAGTTTTTGCAGTCTATCTTCTCTACCATTTTCTGTGAAAATCTTAATGGGAAAGTGGTTCTCATCACTGGTGCTTCCTCCGGTATCGGCGAG CGATTGGCGTATGAGTACGCAAGTAAAGGTGCATGTCTGGCTCTGACTGCCCTAAGGAAGAACCGTCTAGAGGAAGTGGCAGAGATTGCACGTGAAGTTGGATCCCCGAATGTTGTCACCGTTCATGCTGATGTCTCCAAACCTGATGATTGTAGACGAATCGTAGATGAGACCATCTCCCATTTTGGCAGAT TGGATCATCTTGTAAATAATGCTGGAATAACGAAGATTTCAATGTTCGAGAACTTTGAAGAAATAACTAGGACAAGATCAGTTATG gATACTAACTTCTGGGGATCAGTTTATACAACTCGTGCTGCGCTTCCTTACCTTCGACAAAGCAATGGGAAGATTGTGGTTATGTCGTCCTCTGCGGCATGGCTAACCGCCCCACGGATGAGCTTTTACAAT GCGAGCAAAGCAGCTTTGTTAAACTTCTTCGAGACTCTGAGAATTGAGCTTGGCGGAGACGTACACATTACAATCGTTACGCCTGGTTATACTCAATTCGAACTCGCACAAGGCAAGTATTTCTCTGCTGAAGGAGAGTTAGTAGTCGACCAAGACGTCAGAGAT GTTCAAGTAGGAGGATTTCCGGTGGCATCGGTATCAGGTTGTGCAAAGGAGATAGTGAACGGTGTGTGTCGGAAACAAAGATATGTGACCGAGCCATCATGGTTTAAGGTGACGTATCTTTGGAAAGTATTTTGTCCGGAACTGATTGAGTGGGGTTGCCGGTTGCTGTTCATGACCACGTCTGAGGAAAATGCACTCAACAAGAAGATCTTGGACAATACGGGTGTACGTGGGGTCCTGTACCCCGAATCTATCCGAACGCTTTGA